Proteins from one Cryptomeria japonica chromosome 4, Sugi_1.0, whole genome shotgun sequence genomic window:
- the LOC131040773 gene encoding uncharacterized protein LOC131040773: MGWSKKDAMPLRPMLVEEPFTQWGLDFIEMINPPSSAGHKWILTATDYFTRWSEVVPLWNSLESEVLAFLEDLTCRYGPPKIIISDNVHAFTGSEYKREWHHHLRSALWADCITPKKILKNSPYKLIYGKDALFPMSLEISALQLLKSMEVAENSPMAVRLAEIMELEEAREATFMAVQDRQEVVKRWFDSKKSSDLVFTLGDLVLK, encoded by the exons ATGGGATGGAGTAAGAAAGATGCAATGCCACTCAGGCCCATGTTAGTGGAAGAGCCTTtcactcaatggggccttgattttatcGAAATGATCAACCCCCCAAGTTCAGCCGGACATAAGTGGATCCTGactgctactgattatttcaccagatggtctgaagtTGTTCCTTTATGGAATTCATTAGAAAGCGAGGTGTTGGCTTTCCTAGAGGATCTGACATGCCGATACGGTCCCCCAAAAATTATTATATCAGATAATGTGCACGCATTCACAG GTTCTGAATACAAGAGGGAATGGCATCACCACCTAAGAAGCGCATTATGGGCGGACTGCATAACACCCAAGAAGATTCTAAAGAACTCCCCGTATAAGCTGATATACGGAAAAGATGCACTTTTCCCCATGTCGCTAGAGATCTCGGCGTTGCAATTACTAAAATCAATGGAAGTGGCCGAAAACAGCCCTATGGCTGTAAGATTGGCAgagattatggagctagaagaagcaagggaGGCAACCTTCATGGCCGTCCAAGACAGACAGGAAGTCGTCAAAAGATGGTTTGACAGTAAAAAGAGCTCTGATCTGGTCTTCACCCTCGGGGACCTTGTATTGAAATAA